A section of the Lathamus discolor isolate bLatDis1 chromosome 6, bLatDis1.hap1, whole genome shotgun sequence genome encodes:
- the CLEC14A gene encoding C-type lectin domain family 14 member A, whose product MPRSTPAPDTFPPAGPGEGRGRGSGAGAGRHGQPGPGRAGAELQHSCRGCPSGAGMRRAGPWCLLLAAACALARPSPPPRAAVRCQPAGVCFSAHLANASYADARAACGGRRGSLAWLSGEPELRLLLGLLADAAAGSAPSLFWVGLKRNSSACTDAGQPLRGFSWEGTGGGAAPQEVPAALGRWVKEPVRSCLAARCAGLHLAAAVSPDGGPSWGWKERFCQRESQGYICKYQYEGACPDLSPTGALGLDYSLPFEEHSVGPGFSPPGTVLTVVCSGGEVRLTCRRERGGFFWQGAEGPLCPCPFHYRPPVTGRCAQAAGCRDAAGGFACACTTDGREGTPCAATGAAPTAAGGLAEPPGGGADERRPHARTPGGSEGPPAAPTAASGGEKTAAALPSSSSNYVFILVTVAVVVLVVLVMTVLGVFKLCFNKKSEGRGDNERPEAGSKAAAGSGEPSEAEGCE is encoded by the exons ATGCCGAGGTCAACCCCGGCTCCCGACACGTTTCCTCCGGCAGGCCCGGGGGAGGGCCGTGGGCGCGGGAGCGGCGCTGGGGCGGGACGGCACGGGCAGCCAGGGCCAGGCCGAGCCGGGGCCgagctccagcacagctgtcGGGGCTGCCCGTCAGGTGCTG GGATGAGGCGGGCAGGGCCCTGGTGCTTACTCCTGGCCGCGGCCTGTGCCCTGGCCCGGCCCTCGCCGCCACCGCGGGCCGCCGTGCGCTGCCAGCCCGCCGGGGTCTGCTTCAGCGCCCACCTCGCCAACGCCTCGTACGCCGATGCCCGCGCCGCctgcggcgggcggcggggcagcCTGGCCTGGCTGAGCGGCGAGCCGGAGCTAcgcctgctgctggggctgctggcagaTGCGGCGGCGGGGTCCGCGCCGTCGCTGTTCTGGGTCGGGCTGAAGAGGAACTCCTCCGCCTGCACCGACGCAGGGCAGCCGCTCCGCGGCTTCTCCTGGGAGGGCaccggcggcggggcggccccGCAGGAGGTGCCGGCTGCGCTCGGACGGTGGGTGAAGGAGCCCGTGCGGTCCTGCCTCGCCGCCCGCTGCGCCGGGCTGCACCTAGCGGCGGCGGTGTCCCCCGACGGCGGCCCCAGCTGGGGATGGAAGGAGCGGTTCTGCCAGCGGGAGAGCCAGGGCTACATCTGCAAGTACCAGTACGAGGGCGCCTGCCCCGACCTCAGCCCAACGGGCGCACTCGGCCTCGACTACAGCCTCCCCTTCGAGGAGCACAGCGTCGGCCCCGGCTTCAGCCCGCCGGGCACCGTGCTCACCGTGGTGTGCTCCGGCGGGGAGGTGCGGCTCACCTGCAGGCGCGAGCGAGGAGGCTTCTTCTGGCAGGGGGCAGAGGGGCCCCTGTGCCCTTGCCCTTTCCATTACCGGCCCCCCGTCACGGGGCGATGCGCCCAGGCTGCCGGGTGCCGCGATGCCGCCGGCGGCTTCGCCTGTGCCTGCACCACGGACGGGCGGGAAGGGACGCCTTGTGCGGCCACGGGGGCAGCTCCCACCGCTGCGGGCGGCCTTGCGGAGCCGCCGGGTGGTGGGGCGGACGAGCGCCGCCCTCATGCCCGGACACCCGGCGGCTCCGAGGGACCGCCCGCCGCCCCCACCGCAGCCTCAGGCGGAGAAAAGacagctgctgccctgccctcctcctcctccaactACGTTTTCATCCTGGTGACGGTCGCGGTGGTGGTGCTGGTCGTCCTGGTCATGACCGTCCTGGGGGTCTTCAAGCTCTGCTTCAACAAGAAATCCGAGGGCCGCGGGGACAACGAGCGGCCGGAGGCTGGCAGCAAGGCAGCGGCGGGCTCCGGGGAGCCAAGCGAAGCAGAGGGCTGCGAGTAG
- the SSTR1 gene encoding somatostatin receptor type 1 — MLPNGTCTRLPGGAGSGSGGGAGSASEEAAAGGMDSGGRNSSGAPNSTLSESQGSAILISFIYSVVCLVGLCGNSMVIYVILRYAKMKTATNIYILNLAIADELLMLSVPFLVTSTLLHHWPFGSLLCRLVLSVDAINMFTSIYCLTVLSVDRYIAVVHPIKAARYRRPTVAKIVNLGVWVLSILIILPIIIFSNTAANSDGTVACNMLMPEPTQRWLVVFVVYTFLMGFLLPVVAICLCYILIIAKMRMVALKAGWQQRKRSERKITLMVMMVVMVFVICWMPFYIVQLVNVFVEQDDATISQLSVILGYANSCANPILYGFLSDNFKRSFQRLLCLSWMDNAAEEPIDYYATALKSRAYSVEDFPPDNLESGSMYRNGTCTSRITTL; from the coding sequence ATGCTCCCCAATGGCACCTGCACCAGGCTTCCGGGCGGTGCaggcagcggcagcggcggcggagCCGGCAGCGCCTCGGAGGAGGCTGCGGCGGGGGGCATGGACTCGGGCGGCAGGAACTCCTCCGGCGCCCCGAACAGCACCCTGAGTGAGTCTCAGGGCAGCGCTATCCTCATCTCATTCATCTACTCCGTGGTGTGCCTGGTCGGGCTGTGCGGCAACTCCATGGTCATCTATGTGATCCTACGCTATGCCAAGATGAAGACGGCCACCAACATCTACATCCTCAACCTGGCCATCGCAGATGAGCTGCTGATGCTCAGCGTCCCCTTTCTGGTCACCTCCACCCTGCTGCACCACTGGCCCTTCGGCTCACTGCTCTGCCGCCTGGTGCTCAGTGTGGATGCCATCAACATGTTCACCAGCATCTATTGCCTGACTGTGCTCAGTGTGGACCGCTACATTGCCGTAGTGCACCCCATCAAGGCGGCTAGGTACCGCCGTCCCACTGTGGCTAAAATAGTCAATCTGGGTGTCTGGGTGCTTTCCATCCTCATCATCCTGCCCATCATCATCTTCTCCAACACAGCAGCCAACAGTGATGGAACAGTGGCTTGCAACATGCTCATGCCAGAGCCCACACAGAGGTGGTTGGTAGTCTTTGTAGTCTACACCTTTCTGATGGGCTTCTTGCTACCTGTGGTGGCCATCTGTCTCTGCTACATCCTCATCATTGCCAAGATGCGCATGGTGGCCCTGAAGGCTGGCTGGCAGCAACGCAAACGCTCGGAGCGCAAGATCACTCTCATGGTcatgatggtggtgatggtctTTGTCATCTGCTGGATGCCCTTCTACATTGTGCAGCTGGTCAATGTGTTTGTAGAGCAGGATGATGCCACCATCAGCCAGCTTTCTGTCATCTTAGGTTATGCCAACAGCTGTGCCAACCCCATCCTCTATGGCTTTCTCTCGGACAATTTCAAGCGGTCCTTCCAGCGGCTGCTCTGCCTCAGTTGGATGGACAACGCTGCAGAGGAGCCCATCGACTACTATGCCACTGCCCTCAAGAGCAGAGCATACAGCGTGGAGGACTTTCCCCCAGACAACTTGGAGTCAGGGAGCATGTACAGGAATGGCACTTGCACCTCCAGGATTACCACCCTCTGA